GGACGATAAATTGTCTGAGGCGTTGCTGGCCAGATATCAGAATGCACTCGATCCCAGCCACTCTCTATTTCTGCAAACTGATATTGATAAGATGGCCTCTTTCAAGGATGACCTTGATAATCAGCTACTCGATGGCAAGTTGGAGGATGCTTTCAACGTCTTCAACCTTTCGCAAGAGCGAAGAATTGATCGCCTCAATTATCAGCTGGATCTTCTTGCCAAAGGACCTGACGTCTACGAACTGTCCAAGCAGGAATACATGGAGACTGATCGAAAGAATGCTCCATGGCCGAAAGATCAGAATGAGCTGAACGATCTGTGGCGCAAGCAGCTTAAGAGCAGCGTGCTCAGCTTACTGCTGGCAGACAAAAGTACTGATGAAGCCGCTAAAACTTTGGAGCGCCGTTTTACCAATCAAATTACCCGCCTTCGGCAGACAAAAAATGAAGATGCTTTCCAAATCTTCATGAATGCTTTTGCTGAACTGCATGACCCTCATACCCAATACTTCTCTCCTCAGACATCAGAAAACTTCAACATCAACATGAGCCTGTCCCTTGAAGGGATAGGTGCAGTACTTCAGTCAGAGGATGAGCAGACCAAAATCGTTCGATTAGTCCCAGGCGGCCCAGCAGAAAAGTCTGGCCAGCTGAAACCGTCAGATCTGGTAGTGGGCGTTGCTCAAGGTGATGATGGTGAAATGACTGATGTTGTAGGTTGGCGTCTTGATGAAGTGGTCGACTTGATTCGCGGCGCTAAAGACACCGTAGTTCGACTGCAGATTATGCCGGCTGGAAGCACTGACAAAAAAACCAAAGAGATCCGGCTCGTTCGCAGCAAAGTCAAACTAGAAGACCAGGCAGCTCAGAAAAAGGTTCTGGAGATTCCCCAAGAAGGGAAAAAGCACCCACTGAAAGTTGGCGTGATTACATTGCCAGCCTTCTATCTTGACTTCCAGGCAGCACAAGCAGGTGACCCAAACTACAAGAGCACCAGTCGCGATGTAGAAAAGCTGCTGAATGAGCTCAAGCAGGAAAGTATAGATGGACTTGTTTTGGATCTGCGAAACAATGGTGGAGGATCTCTTAGAGAAGCCAACGAACTGATCGGCTTATTCATTCGCCAGGGTCCTACTGTTCAGATCCGGGATGCTCAGGGCCGAGTCAATATCCTTGGCGACTCAGATCCGAAGGTAGTCTACGATGGCCCGATGATTGTGCTGGTCAATCGCTTGAGTGCATCAGCTTCCGAAATATTTGCAGGTGCCATGCAGGACTATGGCCGAGCATTAATCGTTGGAAGCCAGACATTTGGCAAAGGGACGGTGCAAACTCTTCTCCCTCTACCCTCTGGCCAACTGAAACTGACACAAGCAAAGTTCTACAGAATCTCTGGCGAAAGCACACAGCACAAAGGCGTAGTACCCGATATCAGTTTCCCGACTATTATCGACAACGAAGAAATTGGCGAAAGCGCTCTTGATCATGCTCTCCCCTGGGACAAAGTGCGTCCACTACGCTACCCCAGTTATGGAGACTATGGTTTTATCGTTGACGAACTCAGACAACGTCATTTGGCTAGAACCGCCAATGATCCAGACTTTGACTACATGGTCAACTTAATGAAAAAGCAGAAGGAAGCGAAAAAACAGCCGACCGTTCCACTGTTTGCAAGTGCTCTACGTGAGGAAAGAGCAAAAACAGAAGCCTGGGAACTGGATCAGGAAAACATCAGACGTCAACGTAAAGGCGAGCCGGCTCTCCCTAATTATGAAGCATTAGAAAAGCTTAATGAGACGACCGAAAAAGATGACCCAATGCTTACAGAATCAGGGCGCATAATGGGAGACCTGATCCACCTATCCAAAGACTACTTGGTATCTAAAACAGCTAACTAGTCCTCTATATAGCTGCGCCTCCCTATCAGGTGGCGTAGCCCTTCCGCTACTTGATACCATCTACGCTGTAGTTTCGGTAAACTACATTGTAGATATACTCCTCACTTCGAATATCGCGCCACAGAACTAATGACCGAACAAACTTTTCAAAATACCTCCCTGCCCATACTGGATCGTCGCTTTAGTGTAGCTCCAATGATGGACCTTACAGATAGCCACTATCGCAATTTCGCGCGCCATCTGACAAAACACACTCTGCTGTACACCGAGATGATCACTACTGGTGCCATACTGCATGGTGACAAGCATCGATTTCTGTCATTTGCCAATGAGGAACACCCCATTGCAGTACAACTCGGCGGCAGCAACCCCAAAGCCTTACGCGAATGTGCGATTATCTGTGAAGACTATGGCTACGATGAAATAAATCTAAACGTGGGCTGTCCTAGCGACCGAGTGCAAAACAATATGATCGGCGCATGCTTGATGGACCATCCTGAATTGGTGGCAGAATGCTTGGCAGAGATGCAATCCGCGGTATCTGTCCCTGTGACAGTAAAGCACAGAATAGGTATTGATGACCGAGACAGCTATGAGCTATTACATCACTTTGTAGAGCATGTTGCCAAAAGTGGATGTAGTACATTTATAGTTCATGCACGAAAAGCAATCCTGAAAGGCCTCAGCCCAAAAGAGAATCGAGAAATCCCCACTCTTGATTACACAACCGTTTACCAACTAAAAAAAGACTTCCCTCAACTAGAAATAATCATAAATGGCGGGATAAAAACAATACAGGAAAGCAAAAATCATCTAAATCATGTTGATGGAGTAATGATTGGCAGAGAAGCCTATTACAATCCATCAATGCTTCTTAATATAGATGAAGAGATATTTCTTGAAGCACCTGCGAGCCAAACAGCAACTCAGGCATTGACAGCCTTTTTCCCATACATATCCTCACAGCTGGATAAAGGAGCAAAGCTTGGGCATATTTCAAGGCATATACTCGGCCTGTTTCACGGCAAACCAGGAGGAAGGAAGTTTAGACAGTATCTAAGTGAAAATGCACACTTGCCAACTGCCAGCATTAAAACCTTGGAATTGGCGATAGAACACCTGAATATCTAGGGTGTTCGCTTTGAGCAGGGACGCAACATGTCCTATTGGCAATTTTCCAAGGAGCTTACCAACTCGCTAAATGTTGCCCTATTTTGTTCATTCAAATCCATCAGTGTTTTATGAGCATTTAACACCGTGTTTTTAACATCCTCTTCAGACCCAAGTATCTCAGGCACCTCTTTTAGCAATGAGGCATTACCTGAGCTGTATTCTCGAATAAGAATAAAGACCTTATCAAACCCCATGCTTAAAAGAATTCGCGTAATGTCTTCATTTACAGAGAGAATAGTAGGCAGCAAATGAAACTGCTGCTGCATTTTTACCGAAATTTTTGCTAGTAGACCAAGCGATGTACTATCGATTCCTTCTGTTTCCGTTAAATCGATTAATACGGTTTTAAAATCCGGATCACTGAACATCGACTCAAGAAAATGATCCAGCGAGGCACATAATGTTAAACGCACATCTCCCTGAAACTTAAGGATGTATGCGCCGCTCTGCTTCGCAACTAGTATTTTTCCAGAATGCATATCTAGATCTTTCTAACGCTCAGTAATGCAATATCATCGGGCAGTTCCAACGCCGTCAGATCCAATTCATTAACAATTCGCTCTGGTACATGATCACAAGACTGCACTAACTCAAGCAAACGCTGCTCTTTATCTTGCAGACGACCTTCCATCACTTCAAGAATACCATCGCTAAAAACTGTTAAAGACCACTTCCCTATATCTTGTAAAGGTAATACATGCTCTTCAAAATGAGGCTCTGGAAAAAGACCAACCGGCATCCCCCCACCAGACAAAAAACGCGCGCCACTCTCGTCAGTAAAAATAGGCAATGGATAGTGACCACCGACAGAGTAACAAAGCGTGCCCTGCCTCTGATCTATAACCCCTAAAACTATGGTGAGGTGCTTACCCAGGGGCGTCTCCAGAAGCTCTTGATTGATGCGTTGCAACATAACAACTGGCGAGAGAATATCAGAGTCAGCTTTACGACGGTAGCTTTTCACAAACCTTCCGGATAAATTCTTAAGCAATACAGTCACAAAGGCCGAGGATGCCCCATGCCCTGAAATGTCGGCCAGATAAAAGAATGTTACTTCAGGAGTGAGCGCTATGTAATCAATAAAGTCCCCACTCAGATACAAGGAAGGGATTAACTGGTGGGAAAAATGGCAACCGTTAAGCTCTTGACCAGACACTGGAAACAGACGCTGCTGGACATGCCGACCTGCCTTCTGATCGTTCTCCAATTCTTTCAGACTCAACTGAAGCTGGAGATTATTCTCCTCAAGAGCTTTTCTGTACGCATCATTATCCAGCAATGCGCGATATTTCCTTATATTCTTTTGTATGGATCTGAATAATGAAGGCAAGTCATACTGAGGCTGAATGAAGAAGTCACATGCCCCAGAGCGCAATGCATTCAAAACATCCTGCAAAATAGCAGACTGCGCCATCATGACGACGGGAAGGGTTGGATAAAACTCAATGAGATATCTGAGCACATCCAAGCCATAGCCCTGCCGAAGATTCAAACTACAGAGCACGACCTTAAATGAGTTTTTCTCACACGCCGTTTGCACCTCAGATGCCGTCTCAACCCAAGCAATTGTGTAGCCTTGCTTTTTTAGAAACGCATCAATTTGCTCTGTAGCCTGGTAGTGCCCAGCAATCAGCAAAACATCGGTGTCTATCTTGGCCATTGGTCCAGCTACCAGACAATGGAGCTGTTGTTAAAAATCGACATCAAACTGATCAGTCACATTACCATCATGAATCAGATAGTCACGGCGCTGTAGATAGGCATTACGAATAAACAAGTATTTATCACCCTCAATCAGTCGCTCAGAGTCAAGCAAGCTGGCTCTTTTGTTAACTACCTTCAATACGCCAAGCCCAATTCTTGTCTTGTCATCGTCAATTTGGTTTATAGGATTGAGATTGTAGTCAAACGCAAGGCCTGCCGTATCACGCAGGGTACTTGGCCCAAATACAGGTAACATCAAATAGGGCCCGGAACCCAACCCCCAGTACCCCAGTGTTTGCCCGAAGTCTTCTTCGTGCTCCGGTATTCCCATAGGAGTTGCCACATCAATCAAGCCTGCCAGCCCGAAGGTACTATTAAAGACCAAACGTGAAAAGCTTTGCAGCGCGGCATCAATTTTGAATTGCAATAAATTATTTGCAATATTGCTAATTTCACCGAGGTTACTGAAGAAGTTACCTACTCCAGATTCAACGATATCAGGAGTGACTGCATGATAGCCCTTTGCAACAGGCTTTAAGATATAGGTATCAAGACCATCATTGAATTTAAAAATAGCCCGGTTAAGCCCTTCCAATGGATCTTTATTTGAAAGCGACTGTGCATGAGCATTTACAGGCTCAGCACTAGATACCCCCTCTGCCCAAACAGACACAGAACTAACAGTCAAGGCTGTAGCAAACGCCAACGTAGACAAGTAATTCACAGAGGCCAGTCCTTTAAAACAAACATAAATACAGTGGTACCATTAGATCAGATAACAAAAAGCCCCGCAATAAGCGGGGCTTTTGATTAGCTTATAAAGCTATTAGAACTTCACGCGGTAACCTAGGGTTACGTTGTCAGCATTGCTACCCACAGCTTCAAAACCTGTTGTGGTAGTTGCACCGTCTTCTGCATCACCGTTGTAAGCAGCGTATTCAACATATACGTCCGCACCACCACCCAGATTCTGATACACACCCACCAAAGTACGATTGGCTTTGAAATCAGTATCGCTAACTTTGGCTTGAGCATAACCCAATGCAAAAGTGGTCTTATCCATAGCATAAGTAGCCATGAAATCATGCACTTTTACCTTGATATCACCATCGCTAACAGCAGTAGGGGTAGTCACAGTTGCATCATACTTCTTCTGCTCGTAGTTATAACCTACATAGAAGTTGTTGATGGTGTAAGACAAGCCCAAGGAAAGATCTTGCGACTTGTTGATATCCAAAGTGTTAGTACCATCGGTAGAGGATGAGTCAGCACCATCTTTGTAGTTAGATGCCATGTATCCCAAACCAGCGTACAAACCGTTAGCTTTGTAGTTAACACCAACTACGTAAGCATCAGCATCTTTGTTGGTATCATCATCACCCAAGCCATCAGCAATAATAGCAGCGTAGCCGTTGAAGCCACTCAAATCAGGGGTGGTATAGGAGATTGCATTACCAACACGGAACGGAGACTGCTCATAAACACCAGAGTTACGCTCAACAACGTCAGCAACGTAGGTGTCAGTCAGAGGATTAGTAAAACGACCGACAGTGACTTTACCGAATTCACCTTTAACGCCAGCATTTGCCTGACGAACTTTCAGAGCAGCGTCAACAGTACTAGAATCAGAAGTTTGACCACTACGATCGTTCTGATATTCAGTTTCAAGTTGATAGAAAGCGGTCAAACCGCTATCCATTTCAGACTCACCCTTGACACCAAGACGATGACCAGCATTACGGATATCAACGTCTTTGTTTTTGTCAAAGTTCATCTGGAAGTGCAGACGACCGTACAGAGTGGCATCAGCCATAGAGACCGCGGGTGCAGCCAGAGCGCCAGCTACAGCCAGAGCGATAATTGACTTCTTCATTCAATTTCCCCTTCAGTATTAACGTGCTTTGTTAATTTAGTAGTCGCGTTACACACGCCCTCGCACAAGATAGTGGATAACGCCTTCCAAATCAAACCGTTTACAACAAAATACATCATTCTGAGGCAGCATTTGGTAAAAAATTTACTTACCAAACACACATAACCCCCAAACAGACATGTTGTCGAAACGACACACACAACATCGAGTTTGGACTTATTTCCTAACCAAACGCGACAATTGAGCTTTCATATCTACTGCCTTCTCCTTTTGCACTGCAAAAGGTATCAGAATTGTGCAAAAGAATAATATGTCCAGCATCCTTAAGCAAGTGTTTCGATATACAACATCTTACACTCATCAACAGCGTTTATTTTTATCCTGCTCAATACAGGCAAGAGCACAGCAAACCGACGAAAAGGGCTATGAAGTAAGTCTTTTCAAGGAGTCCAGTGACTGAGCGATAGCGTCGAGCTCTTGTTCATTTTTTTCATTCCAGTACAGCGCACACTCCAAGGGAGTACTAATCACTCCATCCACGCTTTTTGGCAGCACATTCACTATGTTCGCTATCGAATGCAAATCCAAAACTGCGTCCTGAGAGGGTAGCTTTTTCCATACCCACCCAGGCGCGAGGTCAAATGGTTCAAGACCCGCAGCACGATGTAACTGCCACTCAGGCTGAACCGATTTTTGCTCTCGGGCAACGCTGTACATCAGGATCAAACGCTTTGGCTGAGGTAACTCACCAGGCGCACGAGGCAGTTCAAGTGGATACATCTTGACTCTCACACCTGCAGCAAGTGCTCGTTCACGTATCCGCATCTGCTGCCGCTGCCGCCCAGAGGGCATAATCCAAAATACTGAGCCAACTAAAAGCATAACGACCACAAAAATTACTATTGTCGCCATCTGATCATTCTCGCCTTATATATTAAGTAATGAGACATGCTTGCCGGACATCGCTTTGAGCCTGACCTGAGACAAGGTATAAGAGGGGAAGCTGTATTATGTTTGGCCAAAGAGCAGAACTTCCCACGATATTAATACTAGGAGCCTACTATCATGAGCGACTACATTCGCAGCTATGAGCACATTCTACTGGCAGTGGATCTGACCGAAGAAGCCAATCTCGTTGCAGCCAAGGCGGCCACCATCGCCAGCAATAGCGGAGCCAAACTTTCGATAATTCATGTTATTGAGCCTCTCAGCTTTGCTTATGGTGGCGACGTCCCCATGGATCTGAGCAACATCCAGACTCAACTGGAAGAGCACGCACATAAACGACTGGAGAGTTTTGCCGCCAACATGAGCGTGGCACCTAGCAACCTGGTTGTAGCAACAGGCCACACCGAGTCCGAGATTCATCGTCAGGCCGAGACTCTGGGATGTGACCTTATTGTGGTAGGTAGTCACGGTCGCCATGGGTTAGCTTTGTTACTCGGCTCCACTGCCAACAGTGTGCTACATGGAGCCAAGTGCGACGTACTAGCTGTTCGCGTTGGTGATGAAAAAACCAAGTCCTGATCAATATAAGCAGC
This genomic interval from Pokkaliibacter sp. MBI-7 contains the following:
- a CDS encoding carboxy terminal-processing peptidase; this translates as MLRLSALLVGFAIALSSAGVNASISHPELNYDAAKDALHPDPQHASLTKTIVNTLTNNHYQMLPVDDKLSEALLARYQNALDPSHSLFLQTDIDKMASFKDDLDNQLLDGKLEDAFNVFNLSQERRIDRLNYQLDLLAKGPDVYELSKQEYMETDRKNAPWPKDQNELNDLWRKQLKSSVLSLLLADKSTDEAAKTLERRFTNQITRLRQTKNEDAFQIFMNAFAELHDPHTQYFSPQTSENFNINMSLSLEGIGAVLQSEDEQTKIVRLVPGGPAEKSGQLKPSDLVVGVAQGDDGEMTDVVGWRLDEVVDLIRGAKDTVVRLQIMPAGSTDKKTKEIRLVRSKVKLEDQAAQKKVLEIPQEGKKHPLKVGVITLPAFYLDFQAAQAGDPNYKSTSRDVEKLLNELKQESIDGLVLDLRNNGGGSLREANELIGLFIRQGPTVQIRDAQGRVNILGDSDPKVVYDGPMIVLVNRLSASASEIFAGAMQDYGRALIVGSQTFGKGTVQTLLPLPSGQLKLTQAKFYRISGESTQHKGVVPDISFPTIIDNEEIGESALDHALPWDKVRPLRYPSYGDYGFIVDELRQRHLARTANDPDFDYMVNLMKKQKEAKKQPTVPLFASALREERAKTEAWELDQENIRRQRKGEPALPNYEALEKLNETTEKDDPMLTESGRIMGDLIHLSKDYLVSKTAN
- the dusA gene encoding tRNA dihydrouridine(20/20a) synthase DusA, which gives rise to MTEQTFQNTSLPILDRRFSVAPMMDLTDSHYRNFARHLTKHTLLYTEMITTGAILHGDKHRFLSFANEEHPIAVQLGGSNPKALRECAIICEDYGYDEINLNVGCPSDRVQNNMIGACLMDHPELVAECLAEMQSAVSVPVTVKHRIGIDDRDSYELLHHFVEHVAKSGCSTFIVHARKAILKGLSPKENREIPTLDYTTVYQLKKDFPQLEIIINGGIKTIQESKNHLNHVDGVMIGREAYYNPSMLLNIDEEIFLEAPASQTATQALTAFFPYISSQLDKGAKLGHISRHILGLFHGKPGGRKFRQYLSENAHLPTASIKTLELAIEHLNI
- a CDS encoding STAS domain-containing protein, whose amino-acid sequence is MHSGKILVAKQSGAYILKFQGDVRLTLCASLDHFLESMFSDPDFKTVLIDLTETEGIDSTSLGLLAKISVKMQQQFHLLPTILSVNEDITRILLSMGFDKVFILIREYSSGNASLLKEVPEILGSEEDVKNTVLNAHKTLMDLNEQNRATFSELVSSLENCQ
- a CDS encoding SpoIIE family protein phosphatase yields the protein MAKIDTDVLLIAGHYQATEQIDAFLKKQGYTIAWVETASEVQTACEKNSFKVVLCSLNLRQGYGLDVLRYLIEFYPTLPVVMMAQSAILQDVLNALRSGACDFFIQPQYDLPSLFRSIQKNIRKYRALLDNDAYRKALEENNLQLQLSLKELENDQKAGRHVQQRLFPVSGQELNGCHFSHQLIPSLYLSGDFIDYIALTPEVTFFYLADISGHGASSAFVTVLLKNLSGRFVKSYRRKADSDILSPVVMLQRINQELLETPLGKHLTIVLGVIDQRQGTLCYSVGGHYPLPIFTDESGARFLSGGGMPVGLFPEPHFEEHVLPLQDIGKWSLTVFSDGILEVMEGRLQDKEQRLLELVQSCDHVPERIVNELDLTALELPDDIALLSVRKI
- a CDS encoding VacJ family lipoprotein, yielding MNYLSTLAFATALTVSSVSVWAEGVSSAEPVNAHAQSLSNKDPLEGLNRAIFKFNDGLDTYILKPVAKGYHAVTPDIVESGVGNFFSNLGEISNIANNLLQFKIDAALQSFSRLVFNSTFGLAGLIDVATPMGIPEHEEDFGQTLGYWGLGSGPYLMLPVFGPSTLRDTAGLAFDYNLNPINQIDDDKTRIGLGVLKVVNKRASLLDSERLIEGDKYLFIRNAYLQRRDYLIHDGNVTDQFDVDF
- a CDS encoding porin codes for the protein MKKSIIALAVAGALAAPAVSMADATLYGRLHFQMNFDKNKDVDIRNAGHRLGVKGESEMDSGLTAFYQLETEYQNDRSGQTSDSSTVDAALKVRQANAGVKGEFGKVTVGRFTNPLTDTYVADVVERNSGVYEQSPFRVGNAISYTTPDLSGFNGYAAIIADGLGDDDTNKDADAYVVGVNYKANGLYAGLGYMASNYKDGADSSSTDGTNTLDINKSQDLSLGLSYTINNFYVGYNYEQKKYDATVTTPTAVSDGDIKVKVHDFMATYAMDKTTFALGYAQAKVSDTDFKANRTLVGVYQNLGGGADVYVEYAAYNGDAEDGATTTTGFEAVGSNADNVTLGYRVKF
- a CDS encoding universal stress protein, whose amino-acid sequence is MSDYIRSYEHILLAVDLTEEANLVAAKAATIASNSGAKLSIIHVIEPLSFAYGGDVPMDLSNIQTQLEEHAHKRLESFAANMSVAPSNLVVATGHTESEIHRQAETLGCDLIVVGSHGRHGLALLLGSTANSVLHGAKCDVLAVRVGDEKTKS